A region of the Clupea harengus chromosome 7, Ch_v2.0.2, whole genome shotgun sequence genome:
TGAAAAGAATAGCTTTTTATGTAAACATCTCCAACAATTAAATCAATTGAAAATCAGTAAAGTGCCTCCTTCCAAAAAACAGTGCAGGTTATGCCCAGATTAAGATTTGCACCTTCTGTGTTAAGTGTTGCCATTGTCTTTgcaacacaaacttacacatacatacataggacACAGAGGGACTGGTTGTAAGATACTGATTGCATGTGAAAACTCTGATGAGTCCTATAGTCTGAATAAACAGGGCTGGCCTGAGGATGCACATGTGTGGCTCATTtctttggtctgtgtgttttttgtgttgctGCACAGTATTTGTGCAGCAtgagtgttagtgagtgtgaaTTTTGTTACGTTAACTGCACCAACTACATTAATTTCAAATGGTTTCTAATATATTTTGGTTAGTTCAAAGCTCTCTAAACTGCCCTCTTCTCCATTTATAACCTTATAAGATCTGTTCAGACATAGCAACATTAGTGCCTGCTTTCACAAGGCCTATCGTCCTAGAATAACAATTACAGCTTATATTGGCATGTAGTTCCAGGCACTTTATCAGTGATATCACTTTTCCGCATTAAGCCAAACATATTTTAGCTTGTATACCATTCAGCACACAGTATATCATCAGCTGTCACCTGTAGTCTTAGTACCCAGAGAGTGTCTGAAACCTTTAAGTCAAAACAATATGTCAGGGTTTACTATATATTGTAGTCAATACGACAAAAATCTTTGTGCTATGGGAGGTATAGAGGTGAACATCTCATCTTTAGAGAGTAATAATGAGGCCAAACATCCTTGGAAACTATGGAATAAATGTCCCTGTGTGGCAGTAGGGAGCACAGTGAGGTGACAGGTGAAGGAGATGTTGGTCTGTCATGAAAGCACACTCACAGCTGCCCACAACTTTGCAGCAAACCCGCAAACCCCTTCCTGGCCCACTTGGCAAGATAATATTTGTGTGCTCTTGAGAATGTTGACCCTACAAGACTAATCTCATTCTCAGTCATTAAGCCAATATTATCCTGAGATTACAAGTGCCGCAGGTCAGCCTCAGGAAACAAGGTTGTGAAAACGGCTTGCATaaccacacaaaccacaccaAGGTGAGGAGACAAAGAAGCAGGATAGGCTGTCGCATCACTTGACAGTGTTCTCTCGCTAACCGGTCACCTCGTCATCTGTTGTGTTCAGTCGAAACACAATTATGTATCTTAATGCTCATGGCATTTGATCAATAGCAGTGACATCAAATAGCGGGACACCAGTGCCTTCAGGGTTTTCTAAAGTGGAATCACATTCCTGCAGGACCTACAACACTGAGTATTCTTCTTCATTCTGCACACCTGATTGAACATAGACAAGAGAGCATTTGCATTAAGGTTAGCCCATGAGGGTGGAGATAATTGAGGGAGAGCTAAAAAATTTGCAGTTCACCATGAGCAGGACAGGAATGGAAACATCCGGACATTCATCACAGATATGTCAGATGATTACAGCACAAAAATGCTATTGCTGACGTAGGATATGATGCTCAAGAAGCTGCCCACCCACCCTTAACCCCAGCTAAAACCACCCCACCCTCTCATAGATAGAtctgatagatagatggatactttattaatcccgagggaaatttaggtgaTGTGCAACATGTGGCCATGTGGAGACAGTGAGGgatagagcgagagaaggagtggGAGGGAAGcggaaggagacagagaaggacatGTGTACTGGCACTGCGTGGCTGAGTTTTGGGGCACTGGACTGGATGTTATCTGAACAGTGTTtacgagagacagagacaggctcGCCTTGTACGCAGGGCATCCTTGGCCTGCAGGGTCGGGGGAGGTGCTTGACTGATGCATGGCCTTGCGGTCGGCCTATATAACATCCGCCAGCCAGAAAACCCATCAGAATTCAAGCAATCTTCTACCCTGCATGGTCGCCAGCTGTACTCATTTGATTACTTAGTCACTGATACAATGTTTCCTGCAACTTTCAAACTCTGTGCTGGTATTTCCTATCGTCACATGCGAAATATGACAGGTGAGTTGATGTACTGGACCCTTATACTTTTGTTGCCGACTGAGAAGCTGATGGTCGTCTAATAAGAACAAAATGAATTCCAGTCTCATATGAGACACTAGTTGATGTATTTAGGTCATGTACCAGAGTTTTATTCATtcagtcttgttttttttgtccaaaCTGTGTACATTGAAACCATACTGTACATTTCTGTTAGTACATTCAAAAATTGTATTTCCAGTTATTTAAAAGATCAATGTCCTGGAGCTTCCCAGAATCAATTAGAACAGTTGTCTAATTGAACTACTGTTAATGTTACTTTTTTGAAGAATTTTCGTGAATGTTCCATGATGATCAGGTGGTTATTAAATTCAGGTATCTGTTTTCATAATATTGAAAGGAAATAGATAGGTGATTGAATATAAGGTATGAGCAGAATAATGTGTTGACGTTTGCATGAGCGGACACAAAAAATGCAATTGTGTATtggtgtggcctgtgtgtgtgtgtgtgtgtgtgtgtgtgtgtatgtatctgacTTGTGTGTTTACTCACAGGTTTGAGGAAGAACGCAATGGTGGCGATCCACCATGAGTTAAGCCGTCTGTCATGTCCAGGGCCAAGCAGCTGGATCAGCAACGTGCGACGCAGGAGCTCGCTGCGCAGTAAGAGCCCACATACAGTTTATGTGTCACCACACGTCACTTTATTAGTCACTCGTTGTCTTTTGtaaactccccctctctctgtctctctctttctttttctctctggctctttctGGCACAACCTGCTATATACTTGGTTCTTGCACACCTGTCACTTGTTTATTGTTTGATTAAACCTATGCGGTTGGTTATTATGTCTATACACTGTACTTCCTGGTGTGTgattattaatgtgtgtgtgtgtgtgtgtgtgtgtgtgtgtgtgtgtgtgtgtgtgtgtgtgtgtgtgtgtgtgtgtgtgtgtgcgtgtgtgcgcgtgtcaaATACAGGCAACCGAATTGAGGAAGAGCCATGTAGCGAGGTGGACCTGGCCTATGTAAAGCAGGGACAGGAGGCCTTGCAGAAGTCTATCTGCATCCTCAGTGAACAAAATGGCTGGCAGACAGAAATTGTGACAGTAAGTATGCAGACTCTCTAACTATATATGCACTGTATGTATTTAAAAGTATGCTGTGCCAAATCCAGTAAGTAGTCCAGACATATACTTACACTGCCTGTGACTGTTTACAAATGCTTAAAAACAAGCAGTTCCTGCCATTTTGTGAAGGGAAATTCTCCGAAGAACCATTTTGCTAAGCAAAGCTGTTTAACATCTACAACTGAAGTGATAGTTCACTGAGAAAATGCAGGGAAAGTTTGTTGGATGCTTGTCAGAACAAAATGAGTTATCAAAGAAACTGGACTGGACAAAAACTGGACACCGCTCAGTAAAGACACCTAAAACTAAATCTAATCTAACATAGGGTTTTACCGGTATGAAGTTGAGTAACAATTATGTTCCCTTCAAGATCTCTCAGAACCAGGTATTCCAGGTGAATGCAAGGGGATCACATGGAGAGCTAATTAAATGTGTGACTTATGTATTATACAACCAAGATGGTGTTACTCTTGGAAAGGTAGAGCCATGCACAAACGTCCATACCTCAGTGCTTCTCACTTTACCAGACCTTACTCCTTGTAATAGAGtaacaaaatgtgaattagTGAATGCACCAAAAGAGGACTCATATACGTTAATTTTGATTTGTCTGatctataataatacaatctaTAATAAGGTACCCAAATGAatgctgtaattgtgtgtgtgtgtgtgtgtgtgtgtgtgtgtctgtgtctgtgtctgtgtgtgtgtgtgtgtttgtgtgtgtgtgtgtgtgtgtgtgtgtgtgtgtgtgtgtgtgtgtgtgtgtgtgtgtgtgtgtgtgtgtgtgtgtgaatcctccAGGCCAGTGGTGATAAGGTCCTGAGCAAGGTGCTGCCCGACATTGGTAAGGTGTTTAAACTGGAGGTGGTGCTGGATCAGCACCCTGATGATCTCTATAATGAACTAGTAGGAAACATGGAGCAGATGGGGGACTGGAACCCAAATGTCAAACAGGTCAAGGTGAGAGAGCTGAACACCTCATCCTGTGAGCCGAAAGCTTCCCAAAGCCTCCAGTAGCTTGTGTCATTAAAGTGCATATGCATTTTATGGATTGTGAGTCtgcattgtattgtgttatatTGCTGGATACGTGGAAGTACTGTTTAGGGACGGTCACCTGCTACATTGTTATACTTCCTCTCCTAACTGCATGGTTCAAAAGATGAACTCCTTCTTCATTGATTGACTAACTTGCTTGTGGTCATCTTGGCtgatgtgtgtattttaaaGTAGTCTTTCAATGTGAGAGCTTTTGGGGtagatctctctttctctctcttccactgtgtCTTAGATCCTCCAAAAGATTGGCCAGGACACCATGGTGACTCACGAGGTTTCCGCTGAGACTCCCGGTAACGTGGTCGGGACGCGGGACTTTGTAAGTGTGCGCTGCGCCAAGCGGCGAGGCTCCACATGTTTCCTGGCCGGAATGTCCACCCAGCATCCGGGAATGCCAGAGCAGAAGGGCGTTGTGAGGTACAGCGGctgtgtaaatgttaaatgttacacTGCATTTCTTGGGCTTACTGAATTTTATTCTATTCGCACTTTGCACAATAACAATACAGTTGAGTCTAGTCTTACTGGTCACCCTCCAATTGTTAACTAGCTATTAAAGTGAGAACCTGATCAACGGTTCAAGCATCACAATTGTCCTTCTgtgacaccccccaccccccccctccagggcAGAGAATGGACCAACCTGCATTGTGATGCGCCCAAATGCAGACGACCCAGAGAAGACCAAGTTTACCTGGTTATTGAGCATAGACCTTAAGGTGAGGAGTTATTGAGTATAGACCTTAAGGTGAGGAGCCTCTGAGGtcagtgtgtacagtatgtctatCTGTGATAGTGACACTTATTGCCCTTACCATAATACTGTCACACTCTACAGTATCTTTTTCACTACTCAGGTCAACCATTTTGCACCGAATGCCAAATATTGGAAATGTCAAAAACATAATAAGCGCATGGAATAAAATGCTATCAAATAGAACATTTGGCCATGCCAAGATTAGCAACTTGTCCTTCATTTGCGTTCTGTATTCTGTACATGGTCTGATCCACCCTCCCTGTGTCCTCCCAGGGATGGATACCAAAGTCTATCATCAACAGGGTGCTGTCTCAAACCCAGCTGGATTTTGCCAACCACCTACGAACAAGGATGGGACCCAGCGGTGGGCTGGAGGCAGCCTTGGCCTGCTGACCCCTCCAGCCCATGGCTGCACGTTGACGTTTGGCTTCTGAACACGGGAGCCGCTGGCAGACTCCCTCTTAAGAACCTGCCCAGCCATGATCTTCTTCTTCACACCCACTTTTGTAAATACTACACACAACAAGAGGAAAATGTAGCCCAGCCCTCATTTAAAAGAGTTCAGTGAGATCGGATGCCCCATTTCAGACCAGAATTTGTAATCCAGACTGAAGATGTACCAGACTATCTGGCTATACAAGTTCCTTTTCCCATCATGGAGGTCTTGGACAACAGCTCCTCCTGCTGAACCCGCCTCTGTTTCCTATACCTCCTGCACATTTATCTGCCATATATCTAGTACATTCTCCCTCCATCTGAACATTTCTGGCCCACGCGTCTATGCATTTCCCATCACCCTGTCACCTTGTTTGTATAAAGAAAAagcactttttaaacatttaatatttattaCGTTCATGTCATTGCATCACCCTGGGTAAGGATGTCTGCCAAGTGAATAAACAAATATGATCTAAATGCCTTTGGAAGTGTGTATTATTTACTACATGCTTTTGGTCCCACCATGCTTACAATTTGCTCAATATCATAGCAATCTCAAACACTGGTCAGACAAAAATAACACATTGTagctaaaataaaaaggttGCTGTTATTCTATCGATTCTATTTAAGCATGCTGACTTGTAAGTGTGCAAAGATATGCTTGTTCGCATGTGCACATCGTCTGTATATCCCCTTTTGTgagtgatggagatcatttccaaacacttaagaatataataatcaagtgccttgtattattaattaccttatatgaatcatgtacttatgtaatcagaaacatggcttttctgtgcttctgcatgtgtgtaacttagaatattaggtgccacttagtctgcatatgtacaagagcatgtttagaccagaggtgataagcttcttccgaccttgtgcaaaactgcaatCCTTGCAATATaaggagcctcggacgtcagagatccaccacgaggttatccctactgaacgcttaacttctgtctatataaaccttgtgcgatgtgtttatcattgcttcactttcagccttgtgctgggagtgaacccgattgcaattgttgtttgtctagtaaatgtacttatatgcagctcctgagtcctgaggtaactagggtgaatttttcacctatcagtgagtgtgttcctatgcatgtgtctgcatgcagtgtgtgtgtgtgtgtgtgtgtgtgtgtgtgtgtgtgtgtgtgtgagtgtgtgtgtccatagcgTGCATAGAGTAAGAGTAAATCATACAGAGCTGATGAATTCATGAAAATCTCCTTCCTGCCTGGTGGACATTAGTGTGCAGAGGGCGTTTGCCAAAGCAAGCAGGTGTTTGGCGATTCGCATGTGTGCGGGAAACTTCACAGTCTTTTGAAAGCACAATTCAGGCCTGCCTCACACATTCCAGGATATGAGGTAAGCCCTGAAAGCCGCACCAGAGGAAGTCTGTCCTCCTCATTTTCGTGCTCGTAACATTTTCCTATGATGTATATTTCAGTGGGATTCCAAGGAGAGATCGGAGAGGCATGCTCTTTTCAGGCCTTTGAAATACAACCTGCCTGGGCTGTTTCTACACTCTCAGCGGTCGGCTTGAATGAAATCAGAAACGAATGGAAATAATCAAAAACAAATGCTGCATCTGGGAACATTGTAAATTCATACAACAGATTAGTTGCCAGAGAGTCCACTACTGTTCCCTGTTTAAGTGTGTGCGTAATTATTGCAGAATCAGAAAGGCAATTCCTTTCACTTTGCTCTAGAAAACCAGTTACTTTGAGCAGTACATCTGGACATTGCTTACATCATCTGCTTGAAAAAGTGCTGGCTTATATTTAATGAGAGAGATGTCTTTAGTTTGGCTATGTGTCTGAACTTCTGAGGAGCAGAGAAAAGTGACACATGTTGAAGATCCCTTGTGGTTCGGCCTAAAACAGATGTTTTAGGGGCCGCTGTCCTCTTGAACCACTAACAACTGTTCTCAAGGGTACCTGCGATTAATACGGGCAGGAGAGGATCCCAAGTATGAGCATATCTCCACAGAGAAACATTAGGGGCTGAATTTGAGGTAATTTCGGCAGGGCTAGGAAAAGCTGCACTGATTTGATGTCAACACTGGGTCATCTGCAAGAGCTTCACATATACCTCTATTGACTATTGTTCTACAGCATCACAAAtgtgaaaaaagaaacatggatgaaacaaaaaaatgtaaaacaagtacatgcaaACACTCCCCAATGATCAATGATTAAGAGAAGGAACTGTGTGATGtctttcccaataattccataATTGCAATTTACAGAACACCacaaatactaatactaattcAAACTTTAAATGAATATCTACTTAACCTCAGAGAGCAAATATGCTAACATGCCCACTGTTATTCCAAACATTTCAATGACTTTTAATGAATTAAAATCTGTTGTTATGATACATTATGATGAAATGATGAACATACTGCCCTGGCTATGCCAAATCCACATTCACTATGCATTATGGTCTTGAACTATCTAAGTTTGACTAGGGGTGTAGCTGAGCAGTGATGATCCAAAatgattggattggattggacaGGTTAGGAGCTTAAATAATGAATGCTGGAATCTTGGCAGCATAATGCATAACATCTCTCACCTCAGCAAAGGCCCATGAGACATTGTGTTTAGTTTTCTCCAACCCTGATATCTGATTAAGCTGGTGGTCTAAAGGATACTATCATGTGTTTTCTGTACAgtcctctttccttttctctagaAGTGTTCTTAAGGAATGTTCTGCCTTAAAATATGTGTTGCTCCCTCTCATTTCATCTGCACAACTTCTCCTGATTTCAAAGGTCAAATAATGACCTGTGGGTTGTCCACATATTATTCTTCTGAATACAAGCCTAAATGTCAGAGGAACTAACACTGACAATTGTGGTCACCACTTCCTGATTGTGGCACTATAAAAATGCACATTAATGAAACGGAGCAACAAGAACAAACATGTATTCTTCCTCCTTTAATGACAATGGTTTATTCAGCAAGTTGCGTCACTGGTGTCACGGTCACTATTCAATGGAAAATGTAAACCCTGCCAAGAAAGCCACCAGACAATAACAATGTTAATGAGGATTAAAATGCTTCTTCTTTTAATTCTTCTTCCTCATCTTGAAGTGGCCGCATCAGGGCTTATACCTCCACCCAGGGTTGCAAACTCTCACGTTTTTGGCGTGAGACGCATGTCCTGTCTCACGCTAGCATGAAAAAAAATTCCATTCCATTGATTTCAATGCATTTCACGCCAAAAAATACAACTGTTTTGGTCAATCTGTGGCCAGTTTCACTGATTCTGACGCCAAGCCATTCTTGAAAGTTGGCAACTTTGACTCCACCTCCCAGGAGCACAGTGACCACAAAAAGGGTTTGTGTGGTGATATCAGAGGATTACACAGCAGCATGTCCACTTTGAGAGGTTTTGGGCATCTGTGAGGCCTGGTTAGTGTACAGTGTGTTTAAGGTCAACTGAACCAGTGGTTTCGCCTTGGATCGTTTAGTGCATGTAGAAATGGTCTGCTTCCACTGAAAGATGCTTTATCTGTATATTATTTTCCTAAGGAAGAAAAACATTGCTGAGGCATTAGTAATCAACCAAGAGGTCTTCATGATCATTAGTGGAAATTCGTCAAGATGATCATAACTGCATGATTGCCATTGGTTTTGGCTGCAGAtgttccgcacacacacacacttgagtaaTGAGATATGGTAATATTTTTGACTGGTCTAATAAACTGTACAGAAATACTTGCCGTCATTCTGAGTTTTCTCAGAGAGTTCTGatattttattagattactAACTCACTGCACACTGTTGTACCTGACTAAAAcattaaaatcttttgaggtcATCTACAGTCAGGGCTCTTACGCCCTCTATGGTCATATTGTCGTCACTAAAAAAGACTACACCGGAAGTCGACACTaaagactacatttcccattaCCCTCCAGATTACTGTAACAGTGGAAGGGGGAAGGGAAGCCGAGATTGGAGGGAGACAAACTGAGGTAAAAATAAAAAGCAATATTTTATGACAACATCTGTTGTAGGCATGCAACTTGATAGGGAACCTGTGGAGACTGTTTTTGCAAGTGTTGCTGTGGCGGGGATTTGCATCATAAATCGTTTCTTGACAAAAAACAAGAGCAACCTAGTTAGGACTGCACAAAAAGATTTAGCTAATGTTATCGTTATCTGCTAGCAAGCTGACCAATAGCTAGCGTTACCTTCCAGTCCTTTTACACTAACGTGTATATCAGTTCGTAGCTAGCCTTCCTAAGGTAAAGTGAGTTATAACGTTAAACGTGTGTTGTCGTTCTGTCTTTCCCGAAAACTTAAATGAGAATGTGTCTTTGAAACTATATATTATTTTTGTGGGTGTATGGCTTTTTAAATATTTCTGGTTCGATTAACTTTGTGTGCTGGATATTATGACAGATTAGGTAGCTTCGGTTGGCTAAATCATGAGCGAGAACTAACGTTTGCTAGATAACTATCTAAGGAGTTCGAATTGGAATTATCATTGCATTATGATTGGATTTGGGCACTAACTAAGAAAGCAGCATTCATTTTACTGTTTGCTTCATAATATCGGGAATTTAACAGGATGCATGTAACATTACATCTTGCAAACTTTTATGTGCTTTATTTTATCATCCGAGATATAACGTTGCCGCATAAGTTACATGTGCATGCTACCGCGACAATACTTAGTCATCCAGTATATTCATTGGAAAGATGTTGACAGGATTGGTAAATGAAACGGTAACATTCGGTACACTCTAGTGTTTGTGGTTAAAATGTTACTAATGGTTGTTGTTAGAGACAGACTTGCTAGAAATGATTTACACTCCTGTTAGGTTTTTAAAGTGGCATGACAGGATTTCTTCTGTTTGCGTTTAAGTACAGTGCGACAGTAGCCTACGTATTTTGTCGCTATCTTCATTTCCCCCTATACCAGATTTTATTGCGTGGTATTTGTCTAGCTAGCTTGCATGTAAAGATGACAGGAGGCGATGATGTCATTGATAACCCCTCCCATGCTCATCAATATGACAAATAGAATGTCCTTTGGCTAACTATTGAGATGACATCTCTTCGAACTAGGCTGTAACATCAGGTTTGTTGTGCATTCAATAGGGAAATATGTGGGTTTGACCAGGTTTAGCCGGTGTTGAAGTTGCATTCTTCAGATGGCAAG
Encoded here:
- the star gene encoding steroidogenic acute regulatory protein, mitochondrial codes for the protein MFPATFKLCAGISYRHMRNMTGLRKNAMVAIHHELSRLSCPGPSSWISNVRRRSSLRSNRIEEEPCSEVDLAYVKQGQEALQKSICILSEQNGWQTEIVTASGDKVLSKVLPDIGKVFKLEVVLDQHPDDLYNELVGNMEQMGDWNPNVKQVKILQKIGQDTMVTHEVSAETPGNVVGTRDFVSVRCAKRRGSTCFLAGMSTQHPGMPEQKGVVRAENGPTCIVMRPNADDPEKTKFTWLLSIDLKGWIPKSIINRVLSQTQLDFANHLRTRMGPSGGLEAALAC